The Triticum dicoccoides isolate Atlit2015 ecotype Zavitan chromosome 6A, WEW_v2.0, whole genome shotgun sequence genome has a window encoding:
- the LOC119317154 gene encoding phosphatidylinositol N-acetylglucosaminyltransferase subunit C-like: protein MKSAGNPTLCRTKWRKVAYGGMQPGYDDNYTDDSFLEEMVMNANVVKRDFLRVMVDSVSISQYLCIVALVVSTWTHTLNLAIDEITLLKFDIGLLLVGFLVLLLTTSPFSLNLLLKYVLNISFFTSGLYVLAPICHTLTRSISSDSIWALAVFLLLVHLFLHDYSGSTIRPPGALNNPKLTSNISLNASIVASVLVASRLPSWLHVFAIMLFSLQVFLFAPLVTFCIKKYSCRLHLMFSFALMVMTLGVTYQLHRMLFILLLALVVFISLVCPYWLIRIQEYKFEINGPWDEAKLCFDITE, encoded by the coding sequence ATGAAGAGCGCTGGAAATCCGACCCTTTGTCGAACAAAGTGGAGAAAAGTAGCCTATGGGGGCATGCAGCCAGGCTACGATGATAACTACACCGACGACTCCTTCCTGGAGGAGATGGTCATGAACGCCAATGTCGTCAAGAGGGACTTCCTGAGGGTGATGGTCGACTCTGTCTCCATCTCCCAGTATCTCTGCATCGTCGCCCTTGTAGTTTCGACATGGACACATACGCTGAATTTGGCCATCGACGAAATCACTCTCCTGAAATTCGACATTGGTCTGCTGCTTGTTGGGTTCTTGGTCCTCCTGCTCACCACCAGCCCATTCTCGCTGAATCTACTCTTGAAGTATGTCCTCAACATATCATTCTTCACCAGTGGCCTTTATGTTCTGGCGCCAATTTGCCATACCCTTACCAGGTCCATCAGTTCAGATTCGATCTGGGCACTTGCTGTGTTCCTTCTGCTGGTTCATCTCTTCTTGCATGACTACTCTGGCTCCACTATAAGGCCTCCAGGTGCACTCAACAACCCAAAGCTGACCAGCAACATCTCCTTGAACGCGTCGATAGTGGCGTCTGTTCTTGTGGCGTCGCGTCTGCCATCTTGGCTGCACGTCTTtgcaatcatgctcttctcattgcAGGTCTTCCTGTTTGCGCCGCTGGTCACATTTTGTATCAAGAAGTACTCCTGTAGACTCCATTTGATGTTCTCCTTTGCTCTCATGGTCATGACCCTGGGCGTCACGTACCAGCTGCATCGAATGCTCTTCATTTTGCTGCTGGCTCTCGTCGTTTTCATCTCGCTTGTCTGCCCCTACTGGCTTATCAGGATTCAGGAGTACAAGTTTGAGATCAATGGCCCCTGGGATGAAGCTAAACTCTGCTTTGATATAACTGAATGA